Proteins encoded by one window of Brevibacterium atlanticum:
- the map gene encoding type I methionyl aminopeptidase yields MTAHTRLLTPGTISAERGVPKSIPRPEYVGRTDADEGRGSNFYTAEEIETVRAAGRIAANALAAVGEMIAPGVTTDDIDAVAHEFMCDHGAYPSTLGYRGFPKSVCTSVNEVICHGIPDSTVIVDGDIVNVDITAYFEGMHGDTNYTFAVGEVDETSRLLIERTYESMMRGIKAVRPGREINVIGRVIEKYAKRFDYGVVRDYSGHGVGREFHSGLIVPHYDAAPAHAEVMEPGMIFTIEPMLNLGTIDWDVWDDAWTVVTKDRKRSAQFEHTLVVTESGADILTLPDADTTVAGGPQSERSVG; encoded by the coding sequence ATGACAGCACACACGCGCCTGCTCACTCCCGGCACGATCTCCGCCGAACGCGGAGTGCCGAAGTCCATCCCCCGCCCCGAATACGTCGGACGAACCGACGCCGACGAGGGCCGCGGCAGCAACTTCTACACCGCCGAGGAGATCGAGACGGTGCGGGCCGCCGGCCGCATCGCCGCGAACGCTCTTGCTGCGGTCGGTGAGATGATCGCACCCGGTGTCACCACCGATGACATCGACGCAGTCGCCCATGAGTTCATGTGCGATCACGGAGCCTATCCGTCGACCCTGGGCTACCGCGGATTCCCGAAGTCGGTGTGCACATCGGTCAACGAGGTGATCTGCCACGGCATCCCCGATTCGACGGTGATCGTCGACGGCGACATCGTCAACGTCGACATCACGGCCTATTTCGAGGGAATGCACGGCGACACGAACTACACGTTCGCCGTCGGCGAGGTCGACGAAACCTCCCGACTGCTCATCGAACGCACGTATGAGTCGATGATGCGCGGCATCAAGGCCGTCAGACCCGGACGCGAGATCAACGTCATCGGTCGCGTCATCGAGAAATACGCCAAACGCTTCGACTACGGCGTCGTCCGCGACTACAGCGGGCACGGGGTCGGCCGTGAGTTCCACTCGGGTCTCATCGTCCCCCACTACGATGCGGCCCCCGCCCACGCCGAGGTGATGGAGCCGGGAATGATCTTCACGATCGAACCGATGCTCAACCTCGGCACCATCGACTGGGACGTATGGGACGATGCTTGGACCGTGGTGACGAAGGATCGGAAGCGTTCGGCCCAGTTCGAGCACACCCTCGTCGTCACCGAATCCGGGGCCGACATCCTCACCCTGCCTGATGCCGACACCACCGTCGCCGGCGG
- a CDS encoding FadR/GntR family transcriptional regulator yields the protein MLNDDTTAPGHEFSGLGDVVSLTSAPQQIADHILSGIAVGALPEGTLLPGERTLAADLQVSRSSVRAALLRLERLGVVERRRGRGGGTFVKNARPEALAPMAGRIDEFHAERRNLLDARAVFQNSLAATAARRRTEEELAELRELAETYSRLAEAAAARTADAQFHFAIARAGHNPELVRMAIDIDTKINAGFRHDPFSAELFDHAVADHAAIVEAIAEGDADKAGRLCEEHFRYTTIVPRTT from the coding sequence ATGTTGAACGACGACACGACGGCACCAGGTCACGAGTTCTCCGGCCTCGGGGACGTGGTGAGCCTGACGAGCGCACCGCAGCAGATCGCCGATCACATCCTCTCCGGCATCGCCGTCGGCGCACTGCCGGAAGGCACGCTGCTGCCGGGGGAGCGGACCCTGGCCGCCGATCTGCAGGTGTCGCGGTCGAGCGTGCGCGCCGCCCTGCTGCGGCTCGAACGACTCGGTGTCGTCGAACGCCGGCGCGGGCGCGGCGGAGGCACCTTCGTCAAGAACGCTCGCCCCGAGGCTCTGGCCCCGATGGCCGGCCGGATCGACGAATTCCACGCCGAGCGGCGCAACCTCCTCGACGCCCGTGCGGTATTTCAGAACTCGCTTGCCGCGACCGCGGCGCGCCGGCGCACCGAGGAGGAGCTCGCGGAGTTGCGAGAGCTGGCCGAGACCTATTCCCGACTCGCCGAGGCGGCCGCCGCCCGCACGGCGGATGCTCAGTTCCATTTCGCCATCGCCCGTGCCGGGCACAACCCCGAGCTGGTGAGGATGGCGATCGACATCGATACGAAGATCAATGCCGGCTTCCGCCATGATCCGTTCTCCGCCGAACTCTTCGACCATGCGGTGGCTGACCACGCGGCGATCGTCGAGGCGATCGCCGAAGGCGATGCGGACAAGGCCGGGCGACTGTGCGAGGAGCACTTCCGCTACACGACGATCGTCCCCAGAACTACCTGA
- the ald gene encoding alanine dehydrogenase: MRISVPTEVKNNEFRVAITAAGVHELVAHGHEVTVQSGAGEGSFISNDEYVAAGAKIAPDAVSTWAAGDMVLKVKEPIEQEYRFLRKDLVLFTYLHLAADEALTQALMNAGTTAIAYETVAPDGGGLPLLAPMSEIAGRLSTQVGAHSLLKAEGGRGILLSGVPGVERSNVVVIGAGVAGTNAARMALGLGATVEVIDISIPRLRQIDETFAGAIATKVSNTYEITKSLAAADLVIGSVLIPGKKAPKLVTDEMVAGMKPGSVLVDIAIDQGGCFENSRPTTHDDPTFTVHNSVYYCVANMPGAVPNTATAALTNATLPYAVKLADRGWHQALSSDSGLARGLNVHNGHVTNDNVAEAFGLEAVSVAHALAN, translated from the coding sequence ATGCGCATTTCAGTGCCCACCGAGGTCAAGAACAACGAGTTCCGAGTCGCCATCACCGCCGCCGGCGTCCATGAACTCGTCGCTCACGGCCATGAGGTCACCGTGCAGTCCGGAGCCGGAGAGGGCTCCTTCATCAGCAACGACGAATACGTCGCCGCCGGCGCGAAGATCGCCCCCGATGCGGTCTCCACGTGGGCTGCCGGTGACATGGTGCTCAAGGTCAAGGAACCCATCGAGCAGGAGTACCGATTCCTCCGCAAAGACCTCGTGCTCTTCACCTACCTCCACCTCGCCGCCGATGAGGCGCTGACCCAGGCGCTGATGAACGCCGGGACCACCGCCATCGCCTATGAGACCGTCGCCCCCGACGGCGGCGGCCTGCCCCTGCTGGCCCCGATGTCCGAGATCGCCGGTCGCCTGTCGACCCAGGTCGGTGCGCACAGCCTGCTCAAGGCCGAAGGCGGACGCGGGATTCTGCTCTCGGGTGTCCCCGGAGTCGAACGCTCCAACGTCGTCGTCATCGGCGCCGGTGTGGCCGGCACGAACGCGGCACGCATGGCGCTGGGCCTCGGTGCGACCGTCGAGGTCATCGACATCAGCATCCCCCGCCTGCGCCAGATCGACGAGACCTTCGCCGGCGCGATCGCCACGAAGGTGTCGAACACGTACGAGATCACGAAGTCCCTGGCCGCAGCCGACCTCGTCATCGGGTCCGTGCTCATCCCGGGGAAGAAGGCTCCCAAGCTCGTCACTGATGAGATGGTCGCCGGCATGAAGCCGGGATCGGTCCTCGTCGACATCGCCATCGACCAGGGCGGCTGCTTCGAGAACTCCCGCCCCACGACCCACGACGACCCGACCTTCACGGTGCACAACTCGGTGTACTACTGCGTGGCGAACATGCCCGGAGCCGTGCCGAACACCGCAACCGCGGCGCTGACGAACGCGACCCTTCCCTATGCGGTGAAGCTCGCCGACCGCGGTTGGCACCAGGCCCTGTCGAGCGATTCGGGACTGGCGCGCGGGCTCAATGTCCACAACGGGCATGTCACGAACGACAACGTCGCCGAGGCGTTCGGCCTCGAGGCCGTGTCCGTGGCCCACGCCCTCGCAAACTGA
- the glnA gene encoding type I glutamate--ammonia ligase has product MTRQEEFVLRTVEDREVRFIRLWFTDVLGQLKSVAIVPAELEGAFSEGIGFDGSAVEGLSRVYEADMVLKPDPSTFSLLPWRGEVEPTGRMFCDVHVPGGEPAPADPRNVLKRTLAKAAERGFTFYVHPEIEFYLFKKDNLDPATGISDGTAPIPVDTAGYFDHVNGGTANDFRREAVTMLEAMGLSVEFSHHEAGPGQNEIDLRYADALTMADNVMTFRSVIKEVAISQGVYASFMPKPLSAQPGNGMHTHVSLFEGENNAFFEPGAEYQLSQTGRQFIAGLLTHAGEISAVTNQHVNSYKRLWTGHEAPSYISWGHRNRSALVRVPQYNSGKSSSARIEYRALDSAANPYLSYALMLAAGLKGIEEGYELPEEAEDNVWLLSDTERRAMGIDALPASLSEAVSLMESSDLVAETLGEEVFDFFLRNKKQEWNDYRAQVTPYELAKHFTSM; this is encoded by the coding sequence ATGACGCGTCAGGAGGAATTCGTTCTCAGGACCGTCGAGGATCGTGAGGTGCGTTTCATCCGGCTGTGGTTCACCGATGTGCTCGGACAGCTGAAGTCCGTGGCCATCGTCCCGGCCGAACTCGAAGGTGCCTTCTCCGAGGGTATCGGGTTCGACGGTTCTGCGGTCGAAGGGCTGTCCCGAGTCTACGAGGCAGACATGGTCCTCAAGCCCGATCCGTCGACGTTCTCTCTGCTGCCGTGGCGCGGAGAGGTCGAACCGACCGGCCGGATGTTCTGCGATGTCCACGTTCCCGGAGGCGAACCCGCCCCGGCTGATCCGCGCAATGTCCTCAAGCGGACGCTGGCGAAGGCAGCCGAACGCGGCTTCACCTTCTACGTGCACCCGGAGATCGAGTTCTATCTGTTCAAGAAGGACAACCTCGATCCGGCCACTGGGATCAGCGACGGCACCGCTCCGATACCGGTGGACACGGCCGGATACTTCGACCACGTCAACGGCGGCACCGCCAATGACTTCCGTCGCGAGGCCGTGACGATGCTCGAAGCGATGGGACTCTCGGTCGAGTTCTCCCACCACGAGGCGGGACCCGGCCAGAACGAGATCGACCTCCGCTACGCCGATGCCCTGACGATGGCCGACAACGTCATGACCTTCCGATCGGTGATCAAGGAGGTTGCGATCTCTCAGGGGGTCTATGCGTCGTTCATGCCCAAGCCGCTGTCGGCACAGCCGGGCAACGGCATGCACACGCACGTGTCGCTGTTCGAAGGTGAGAACAATGCGTTCTTCGAACCCGGTGCCGAATATCAGCTCTCGCAGACCGGTCGCCAGTTCATCGCGGGCCTGCTCACGCATGCCGGTGAGATCTCGGCGGTGACCAATCAGCACGTGAACTCGTACAAGCGACTGTGGACCGGGCACGAAGCCCCCTCCTACATCTCGTGGGGCCACCGCAACAGGTCGGCGCTGGTGCGGGTGCCCCAGTACAACTCGGGCAAGTCCTCGTCCGCACGCATCGAGTACCGGGCGTTGGACTCCGCGGCCAACCCCTACCTGTCCTATGCGCTCATGCTCGCCGCCGGACTCAAGGGAATCGAAGAGGGCTATGAGCTGCCGGAGGAGGCCGAGGACAACGTCTGGCTGCTCTCCGACACCGAACGCCGCGCCATGGGCATCGACGCGCTGCCGGCCAGCCTCTCGGAGGCGGTGAGTCTGATGGAGAGCTCCGACCTCGTGGCCGAGACGCTCGGCGAAG